The proteins below come from a single Miscanthus floridulus cultivar M001 chromosome 1, ASM1932011v1, whole genome shotgun sequence genomic window:
- the LOC136475505 gene encoding uncharacterized protein, whose translation MGYAQLVIGPSGSGKSTYCSSLYDHCQTVGRTIHIVNLDPAAEHFDYPVDMDIRELISLDDVMEEIGLGPNGGLIYCMEHLEDSLDDWFDEQLENYLDDDYLVFDCPGVYNVQKALLGARLGALMR comes from the exons ATGGGATACGCGCAGCTCGTCATCGGCCCCTCTGGAAGCGGCAAG TCAACTTATTGCTCCAGTTTGTACGACCATTGCCAGACTGTGGGCAGGACAATTCATATTGTCAATCTCGATCCAGCTGCTGAGCACTTCGACTATCCTGTAGATATGG ATATCAGAGAGCTGATTTCATTGGATGATGTTATGGAGGAGATTGGGCTGGGGCCAAATGGCGGTCTCATCTACTGCATGGA GCACCTAGAAGACAGCTTGGATGATTGGTTTGATGAACAGCTGGAGAACTACTTGGATGATGACTATCTTGTGTTTGATTGCCCTG GTGTGTACAATGTTCAAAAGGCGCTCCTAGGCGCTCGCCTGGGCGCACTTATGCGCTAG